The segment GCCTTCAACCGCCCACAGCTCGCGACCGGTATTGCCATCAAATGCAGCCAGCGAACGATCCGCTGCCATCACGAACACTCGCCCACCAGCCACCAGAGGCGGCGTATAGACCGCAGCATTCAGCGACTGCTTCCAAACCTGCTTGCCTTCGGCAAACACCATCAACTGGTTGCTGCGGGTAACGACAGCAGTACGCTGGCCATCACTGCCGGCGCCAGTCGTCAGCGCTTCGCCGGGGCTGAACTTGCTCACTTGACGACCTGTGCTGCCATCCAGCGTTGTCACGCTGCCATCCTTGGTCACCACGGTTACGTTGTTACCCTGCACCAAAGCAGGCATAGCCAACGGCACTTCGCTACCGAGCTTGACCGACCAAGCCTGATTCACCGCAATCTTGCCGGGGTTAGCCCCCAGATCTTGAGGCTTGGGCTTGTCTTTGCTGCCAAACATGGAGCAAGCGGCTAGCGAAGCAGCCATAACCGTCAATACGAGAACGCGGGCTGCAGATTTCGCTGCAGGAGCAACCGATTTCATTGGATGGGCAGAAGTCTTCAAGATTATTTCTCCGTCGACGTTGTCTTGACCAGAACTGCAGCATCAGGAGCTGCACCCAGCGCATTGAGCTTGAACTCCACCAGATGGCGGTAGTCCAGTTCCTTGTCCATCGCCTTATAAGCTGCCTGATACTGAGCCACAGCCTCAGTCGTCTTGCCCAGAGCAGCATACAGATCACCACGGCGATCGGCCTGCAGACCTGCGAAAGACTCAGGCATAGCAGCTTCAAGAACCTTCAGACCTTCGTCATAGCTCTTTTGCTCTTCCAGCACGGCCGACAGACGCAGGCGCGCCAGAGCCTTAGAGCCCTCGCTGCCCTTTTCTGCCACCCAGCTCAGCTGAGCCTTGGCATCATCGAGCTTACCTGCCTCAACCGAGGCCTTGGCCATTTGCAGTGCTGTCTGAGCTGCCTGAGTCGTGCCGGGGAATTTTTCCTTCAAATCAGCAAACGCCTGATTTGCACGTGCTGCGTCTTTGGCGACCAAGGCCTCGGAAACCGCAAACTCCAGCGACGAAGCCTGAACAGCCTGGCGCTTTTGCCAGTACTGCCAGCCGTTCCAGCTAGCCAAAGCGGCAAAGACCAGCACCAAAATGGCGGTGATCAGAGTTCCCCAGGAGCTCCAAAAATGCTTGAGCTGCTCAATTTGCTCTTGTTCTTCAAGGTCTAGATGGTTTGCCATGACTACTTTGGTTGAATGGAACGCTGGTCGAAAAAAGAGAAGCGGAGAATCAAATCGCTGATTTTAGGCTGCCCGCCCACTGGGCCACATCCGCCAACGATTGCAGAGATTGCTGGCCTTCTCCATCACGCAAAGACTTTACAGTCACCTTGCCCTGGGCCAGCTCATCGCTGCCGAAAATCAGCGCAAAGCGCGCGCCCGATCCATCGGCTTTTTTGAACTGAGACTTCATAGAGCCCATGCCTTCAGCCGAGCCGCCCGCAGCAGCGTGCATTTGCACGGCCACGCCAGCAGTGCGCAACTGCTGCACGGTCTTGAAAACTTGGGGCAGCGAAGAGGCATCGGGAATGATGGCATAGACATCGGCTGCAGGCGCAGGAATCTCTGCGCCAATCTCTTTGAGTACTTCCAAAACGCGCTCAATACCCATGCCCCAGCCAACAGCCGGAGCCGGCTTGCCGCCGATTTCTTCAATCAGATAGTCGTAACGACCGCCGCCGCAGATGGTGCCTTGCGAGCCCAGCTTATCGGTAATGAACTCGAACACCGTCAGGTTGTAATAGTCCATGCCGCGCACCAGACGCGGGTTCAGCGTCCACGCCACATCATTGGCATCCAAAATATCTTGCACGGCCTTCAAGTGCGCCTTAGAGGCATCACCCAAATAATCCATCAGTTTGGGCGCGGCGTTGACCATGTCCTGCATCGCAGGGTTCTTGGTATCCAGCACACGCAGCGGGTTACTGTGCATGCGGCGCTTGCCTTCTTCATCCATCACTTCAGTGTGCTGCTCGAAGTAAGCAATCAGCGCCTCACGGTGCGCCTTGCGCTCATCGGGCTGACCCAAGCTATTGAGTTCCAAGCGCACATCGCTGATGCCCAGTTCTTTCCAGAGTTGCGCAGCCAACAAAATCACTTCTGCATCCAGCTCGGGGCCAGCAAAGCCCATGGCTTCCACACCCACTTGGTGGAACTGGCGGTAGCGGCCACGCTGCGGGCGCTCGTGGCGGAACATCTGGCCGATGTAAAACAGACGCTTGCCGCCTTCATACAGCAGATTGTTTTCAACCACAGCACGCACCACACCGGCCGTGCCTTCGGGGCGCAGGGTCAGTTGCTCGCCGTTGAGCCTGTCTTCAAAGGAGTACATCTCCTTTTCCACGATATCGGTCACTTCACCCAAGCCACGCACAAACAGCGCAGTTGGCTCAACGATAGGCGTGCGAATATTGCGATAGGCAAAACGACCCATCAGGTCGCGCACCTTGGACTCAAACCATTCCCAACGCGCCGAATCGGGTGGGAGGATGTCGTTCATGCCTTTGACAGCAGTCAGTTTTTCGTTCTTAGCCACGTGAAATCTCACATTGGGGTTACTAGCAAAACAAGAGCAGGTGGTCTGCTTGAATCTTATTTTTTAACTAGAAACCTTATTCAAATCCATACAGATAGCGGACAAGCCGCTATCAATTCCAAATCTTTACTCGCAGGCATTGTGCCAGCAATGCTCAATGGCTCTTGGCGTTTTGGGCAGATCAAGCTTTCTGACCATAACGGCGCTGCACATATTCCAGCACCAAGTTCTGAAACTCTTGGGCAATATTGTCGCCGCGCAAAGTTAGAGCCTTTTCACCATCGATGAATACTGGAGCCGCAGGCGCTTCACCATTACCGGGCAGGCTGATGCCAATGTCAGCATGCTTGCTCTCGCCGGGGCCGTTGACGATACAGCCCATGACGGCCACCTTCATCGCCTCCACACCGGGGAACTGAGTGCGCCACACCGGCATTTCGCCGCGCAGAAAATCGTCGATCTTCTTGGCCAACTCTTGGAATGTGGTGCTCGTTGTGCGGCCGCAGCCCGGGCAAGCCGTGACGCTGGGCACAAACACACGCAGACCCAAGGACTGCAAAATTTCGGAAGCAACCACCACCTCTTGCGTGCGCGCTTCGCCCGGCAGCGGCGTGAGCGATACGCGAATGGTGTCGCCAATGCCTTCTTGCAGCAGCACCGCTAGCGCAGCGGTCGATGCCACCGTGCCTTTGGTGGCCATACCGGCTTCTGTCAAGCCCAGATGCAATGCGTAGTCACAGCGACGAGCCAGTTCACGGTAAACCGAGATCAAATCCTGCACACCACTGACCTTGCAGGACAAGATGATGTTGTCAGGGTTCAGACCCATGCTCTTGGCCAGCTCAGCCGACGTAATGGCCGAGGTAATCAGCGCCTCATACATGACTTGGCGCGTTTCCCAGGGCTTGGCACGGCGCGAATTCTGATCCATCAGATCGGCCATGATTTCCTGGTCCAGCGAGCCCCAGTTCACGCCAATACGCACGGCCTTGTCGTACTTGGCAGCAATCTCGATCATCTGACCGAACTGCTTGTCTTTTTTATCGCCCTTGCCAACGTTGCCGGGGTTAATGCGGTACTTTGACAGCGCTTGCGCGCACTCAGGGTAGTCAGTCAGCAGGCGGTGGCCGTTGTAGTGAAAGTCGCCCACCAGCGGCACATACTCGCCCATGCGGTCGAGCTGCTCACGGATATAGGGCACAGCCGCCGCCGCCTCAGGCGTATTGACGGTGATGCGCACCATCTCCGAGCCCGCTTGCGCCAACTGACGCACCTGAATAGCCGTCTCCACCGCATCCACGGTGTCGGTATTGGTCATGGACTGCACGCGCACAGGCGCATCACCACCCACAGTCACCACGTTGTTGTGCCACACCACTTTGGCTTGACGCGATTTGCGCGGCAGCGGACTGGCAATGGCAATACCTTGCTCAGCCAGCTGCTGCAAATTTTGAAATTCTTGCACTCTTGTTTACCTCGAACGCTTACTTCACCTCGAAGCGAGCCACGTTGTCACGCGTGGTCGAAATATCGAGAGGTTCACCACGAACTGTTACTTGCGTGCCCTTGGCATTGCCCACCGTCACAGACAGGGGCAACTGACCTTCGGCAGTCGCAGACTCATCTTTGGCCAATGTTTTTTCCAGCACGACCTTGCCCGTCGCATCTTTGACCCTGACCCAGGACTGACCGGTATTCACTTTCAAAGCCAGCAACGCGCCAGAGCTTGCTGCCGGAGTTTGAACAGGCGCAGGAGCAGGAGCCACTTCAGCAGCGGGCGCCGTGGTGGCGAGCGCTGTAGTTGCGGTATTTACCGTAGATGCAGCAACGCCAGCAGCCGGCTCTACCGGTGGTTCAGTCACCAGCGCATCTGCTTCGCTACTGCTCAAAGAGCCTGAGGCCTGACCCAGCGCAACTGCTGCTGAATTCTCAGCACCAGAATGACTGACAAGCTCAGTCTGAACCGTAGCCGCCGATTGGGCCGTGTCATCGCCCTGAGCATCACTGACTGGCTGCTGGAAGGGCGCAAAATAAATAGCAGCAGCTGCAGCTAACAAAATCAACACGCCCGCCACAATTTTGCGCGAGCTGCCATTGCCGGAGTCCAGCGACGAGCCTGAAGACTTGAAGTTGCTACGCACCTTCACCGCTTCGTTGATACCGGAGCCCGAGTTGACCAAGCTCTTTAGCGTTCGCTGCGGCAACAAGGCCAGCACAGGTTCTGCATCCACTTGCAGAGTTCGGCACACCCCCATGGCCAAGGCACGCATGAAGACATGATCGGGGAAGGATTCATAGTCATCGGCCTCCAGCGCTTGTAGCTTGTGCACCGGCACTTTCAGTGTGGCTGCCATGGCTGACAGCTGTACACGGGCAGCCTCTCGCGCTTGGCGCAACAAAGTACCCGCTGTGGCCGCAGTCTGTGTTTGGAGCTGCTCTTCGCTTTGCATCGATATTTCTTCCACCACAGAGTCACTCATTAAAGGCTCCGCGCTCATAGGCTAACAACTCACGCGATTGCGGGAAGCGCTGGCGCAGCTGATCTGCCTGCTGACGCGCACCGACGCCTTCTTGCAATGCTTTATCAATCTTAATTCCCAGCCACAGGCTTTCTGCAGTAGCTTGGTTGCTATCGTTATTTAAGCGGCGAATATAAAACTGAGCTCTTTTCAGATCACCCTTAAGCCAAAGCACATTGGCCAAGTTGTAACCGGCAGCGGAGTTGCTCACATCCATTTCATAGGCGCGAAACATGTTTTGGTAAGCCTGCTCAAGCTGACCCGCCTGCTGGTAACACATGCCCTTGGCCAATAAGGTCCTAGGCTGCTCGCGATAGCCCGGAGCCTGCAAAGCCTTGTCAAACCACTGATGCGCTGCGTCAAAGTGCTTTTGCTGGCACTGCATCCAGCCATAGTTATGCAGCTGATTGCCATCGCGTGGATTGAGATCAACCGCCTTGCGCAAGGCGATCTCAGCATTCGTCCAGTCTTTGTTCTGCATCAGGATGAGACCCAGCAGACCATAGGCATCAGCGTAATCCGGCTTTGCCGCTAGCGCTTGGCCCACTTCATCCTGCGCTACATCCAAACGACCTGCCTGAAAGTAGCTGGCAGCCAGCTCCAGCCGAATCTGCGCACGGCGGTGCGCATCTGCAAGCTTGGGGCTAACGGAGCCGACCACCGAAGACTGAGGTACGGAGGTTGAAGACGTGGTTGTCGTCGTTGTCGTGGTACAGCCCATCAGTGCTGCAACCGCAACCGGTGCCCCCCACCGGGCTAACAAGCCCCAATGTTGCCAAACCGATCGCTGTGCCACTGCCTGCATGTACTCGTCCTTTATTCAAAACCCCGTCAAGACACCTGCTTGAGCGGGATGATGCGCTGCTTCGCCATACGTTCAGCAGCGCGGGTTCTGTCTTTCACATCGCCTGCGAGCTGGCCACAGGCGGCATCAATGTCGTCGCCACGTGTCTTGCGCACCGTTGTCACAATGCCTGCATTGCTGAGGATGGCTGCAAATTCCGTGACTCGCGCCGAAGGCGAGCGCAACAAGCCTGAAGCGGGAAACGGATTGAACGGAATCAAGTTGAACTTGCACCAATTCTTGCCGTTGCCACGTGCGCGCACCAACTCTATCAGTTGACGCGCATGCTCAGGCTGATCGTTAACGCCGTCGAGCATGCAATATTCAAAAGTCAGGAAGTCGCGCGGTGCGAATTCCAGATAGCGCACGCAAGAATCGAGCAACTCTGCAATCGGGTACTTCTTGTTCAGTGGCACCAAGTTGTCACGCAGCGGATCGTTGGGCGCATGCAGCGACACGGCCAGCGCCACGGCGCAGTCCTGCGACAGGCGGTCCACCATTGGGACCACGCCTGAGGTAGACACCGTCACGCGGCGGCGCGACATGCCATAAGCATGGTCGTCCAGCATCACGCGCAGCGCAGGCACTAGGGCGCTGTAGTTCTGCAGCGGCTCACCCATGCCCATCATCACCACGTTGGAGATGATGCGTTCATCCTTGCCCAAGCGCTTGCGCAGCGCATGCTCGGCAAACCACAGCTGAGCGAGAATTTCGCCCGTGGTCAGATTGCGGCTGAAGCCCTGATGCCCGGTCGAGCAAAAGCGGCAACCTACGGCGCAACCTGCCTGAGATGAGACACACAGCGTGCCGCGGTCGTCTTCAGGAATAAAAACAGTTTCAACGGCATTGCCGTCACCCACATCAAACAACCACTTCACGGTGCCGTCGGTCGAGACATGCTCAGACACCACGGGCAAAGCGGTCACATGGGCCCGGCCTTTGAGCTTTTCGCGCAGAGACTTGGCCAGATCAGTCATCTGGTCAAAATCGGATGCGCCACGCTGGTGAATCCAGCGAAACAGCTGCGTTGCACGGAAACGCTTCTCCCCGAGCTGCTCGCAATAAGCGGTCAGTCCTTCGAGGTCAAAATCAAGTAAATTGGTATTCATATCGGCATGTGGCGAGGCGTCTTGTGAACGAAATGTGCCACGCCGTGGCCAGCAGCTTTAAGGCTGACACCGGCTTTGCAAAAGCGCAAAGCACTGGCGTCAGCGCAAGCATGCTGTAAAGCTAGCGTGGAATTAACGCGAGTAAACGTTCATGCCGGGGAAGAAGAAAGCGATTTCCACAGCAGCAGTTTCAGCAGCGTCGGAGCCGTGCACGGCGTTAGCGTCGATGCTATCAGCGAAGTCGGCGCGGATAGTGCCCTTCTCAGCCTTCTTAGGATCGGTAGCGCCCATCAGTTCGCGGTTAGTCAGGATAGCGTTTTCGCCTTCCAGAGCTTGGATCATCACGGGGCCGGAGATCATGAAGTCCACCAGGTCCTTGAAGAAAGGACGAGCAGCGTGCACAGCGTAGAACTGTTCAGCTTCGCCACGCGACAGGTGAGCCATCTTGGAGGCCACAACCTTCAGGCCAGCGCCTTCAAAGCGAGCGTAGATTTGACCGATCACGTTCTTTGCAACTGCGTCGGGCTTGATGATGGAGAGAGTGCGTTCGATTGCCATGATGATTTTCCTAATCAGGGTTACTTTGAGTATTTGCAAAAAAGCAAAACACTTGATTTTAGCGGTGCCTCCATAGACCTTTGAGCCCGGGCACCACTGAAATACTTGCCGCAGCCGAATTAACGACCGCCGCGGCGACCACCGCCGCCGCCACTAGGGCGACGCTTGGCGGTTTGACGGGCACGCGAGAGGCTATCGCTGCCGATATAGCTCACTGCGGTGCGCAAAGGATCGGGCTGATTCTGGTTATTGCCAGCACCTTGCTGCCCACGGCCCATAGCAGCGCTTGAACCCGGACGGGGCACACTTTTGTTGCCACGCGGAGCTTCACGGCCATCGCCAAAAATACCCATAGGTGCGGGGCGGTTGCCATCCCATTCACCACGGCGCTGACCGCCGCCTTCGCGGCGACCTTGTGGCGCGCGATCGGCATTCGCAGCTGGGCCGCGACCGCCTCGGTTATTTGCACCACGAGCGACGGGGTTGACACGCTCAACAGGTGCGCGTTCCTTCATGCCGGCAGCCGACATCAGCGCCTTGATATCGGCCTGATCGAGCTCAACCCATGCGCCGCGCTTCAAACCACGGGGCAGCATCATTGCGCCGTAGCGAATACGAATCAGGCGGCTGACAGCGTGGCCCACCGCTTCAAACATGCGGCGCACTTCGCGGTTGCGGCCTTCAGAGATGGTGACGCGGTACCAGCAGTTGGCACCTTCGCCGCCGCCGTCTTCAATGGCGCCGAAGCTCGCTTCGCCGTCATCGAGCTGCACGCCATCAATCAGGCGCTTCTTTTCTTCTTTGTCCAGCGCTCCCAACACGCGGGCTGCGTATTCACGCTCCAGACCGAAGCGGGGATGCATCAAATTGTTAGCCAGCTCACCCGAGCTAGTGAACAGCAGCAGGCCTTCGGTGTTCAAGTCCAGACGGCCGACCGATTGCCACTTGCCGTGCTGCAACCTGGGGAGCTTGCGGAACACGGTGGGGCGGTTTTGCGGATCATCATGCGTCACCACTTCGCCCACGGGCTTGTGATAAGCAATCACGCGAGCCGGTGGTGGATCAATGCGAAAGCGAATAGGCTCGCCATTGACTTTGACGATATCGCCAAACTGAACGCGTTGACCCACGTGGGCTGGCTCACCGTTGACCGAAATACGGCCTTCCAAAATGAGCTTTTCCATCTCCAGGCGCGAGCCCATGCCGGCCTGCGCCAGCACCTTGTGCAGCTTGGGCGAATCGACTTGCGGAGCCAGCACGCGCTTGATGAGCGCTTCAACACCGTTTTCTTCTTCGTCGTCAAAGTCGCCCGAGATCACATCAGAAAAATCGATGTTCTGGCTTTTGGAGGAATTTTGCACTTCAGCGCCCTCAGCGCCTTCGTCGACAGCTACAGCATTTGTAGCGCCGTCCAACGACTCTTCGGGTGCTTCCAAGGCTTCAGCGGCCTCAAATGCTGCAGCGCGTGCTTCTGCGCGCTTGCGCGCCAGCTTGGCTTCAGCAGCAGCCGTTTTCTTCACACCCTGCTTACGGGTTGCGCCGGGCTTAGGCACTTCAGCAACAGGCTTGGGCGCGCGGGGCTTGCGGGCCTTCTTGACCTGTTCAATTTCGGGCGAAGCGTCTGTGGCTTCAGGCATCGGGTTCGATGTCTCGTTGTTCATTCCGGTTTTCCTTCGGGGGTAACTTCATCGTCACCCTCCACAATTCGCTCATTTGCTGACTCGGCTTGCATCGCAGCGTTGGCCAGCACAGTGTTCTTGTCTTCTACGGCCCTGTCTTCAAGAGACTCTTCTTCAGCGCCGTAGTCATCATCGAGAAATGCCTTCAGCCCCACCCACTCAGGTCGGCCAGACTTTTTGGCAACCGGCTTTTCCTCAGGCGTCGCCACTTTGACGGGCCTTGCAGGTTTGACCGGCTTAGTCTGGCGGGCTTTCACCGGTTCAGACTCTTCACTCTCTATCGTTTTTATAGCTGCCTGCGCATGATCCTCTAAGGCTTGAGGCTGATTTGACTCAGACTCCAGCGCATCTAGCTCTGGCAGCTCTTGAGCTTGCTCAGCCTCTTGCAATGCAGCTGGCGCATCGACGATGACATCAAAGACATCGCCAGACTCACCAACCGCCACAAGCTCAGTCAATGCGTCCGCATCTGCATCTGCATCTGCATCTGCATCTGCATCTGCATCCACACCTGCAGCCGCATCCACATCTGCACCCGTAGAAGCTTGCTCATTCGCTTCAGCTTCAGCAGCTACTTCTGCGCTCTCCCCCTCTTGCCCACCCTCTTTTTCACCCGCTTCGCCATCCAAGGCCTTGAACAGGCTTTGCTGAGCTTGAGTTTCCTCGAGCATCGGCAGCTGATCGAGCGACTGCAAGCCCAAGTCATCCAAAAACTGGCGCGTCGTCGCAAACAGCGCAGGCCGGCCCACGGTTTCCCGGTGACCAATGACTTCAATCCAGCCACGGTCTTCCAGTTGCTTAATCAGCAAGCTGTTGACCGTGACGCCGCGAATGTCTTCAATATCGCCACGAGTGACCGGCTGACGGTAGGCAATGATGGCCAGTGTCTCCAGCGTTGCACGCGTGTACTTGGGCGGCTTTTCGGGGTGTAACTTATCCAGATACACCCGCATCTCAGGGCGACTTTGGAAACGCCAGCCTGAAGCCACCTGCACCAGTTCTACGCCTTTGAGGGCCCAGTCCTTTTGCAAGTCCAGCAGCAAATCCTTAACCGTGTCCGAGCCCAGCACATCATCAAAAAGTGAGCGCATATCCCGCAGCGTTACGGGCTGCGAGGCACAAATCAATGCTGTTTCAAGAACCCGCTTGGCATCAACCGTATTCATGGGCGCAGCGTTTCGGGAGCGGCTGCCGCACCAAGAGCGGTGGGTGGCCTGTTTCTAAGAAGAGAGGAAGCGCCCCATTGGTGCCATGCGAGTGATGGTCAGAGGCTTTCCCCAGCATTGTAACGCAGAGCCCATAAATCCAGTGCGCTAGCCATGTCTTGTGGCAGCGGCGCGTGCAGCACCAGTGGTTTTTGGCTCACAGGGTGCTCAAAAGCCAATCTGAATGCATGCAAAGCCTGACGCTCCAACCCTCCTTCGGGGTGGCCGCCATACAGCGTATCCGCGACCAAGGAGTGACCCAGCGACGCCATATGCACCCGAATCTGGTGTGTGCGCCCCGTGTGCAAGGTGCAACGCACCAAACAATGCAGCGCATCACCATCGATCAAGTCAAAGTCCGTACGGGCCAGCTTGCCGGCGTGCAAGCTCATATCGACCACGGCCATACGCAAGCGGTTACGCGGATCACGACCAATAGGCGCACTCACTTCGCGGTGCTTGCGACTGCCCCAATCTTTGTGTGCAATCGCCAAATACTGGCGGCTCACATCACGGGCTGCAATCATTTTGATGAGCGCATCCATGGTGCTGCGGTTGCGCGCCACCACCATCAGGCCACTGGTGTCTTTATCGAGCCGATGAACAATGCCCGCACGCGGCACATGGCGCGCTTTTTCATCGCGGGCCAGCAAGCCATTAAGAAGCGTCCCCGTCCAGTTGCCAGGCGCCGGGTGTACGACCAAACCGGCAGGCTTGTTGATGACCAGCAGATCGTCGTCTTCATAGACCACCTGCAAATCCATTGCTTCAGGCTGGAAAGCCATGCTCTGCTGGGTGGGCCGCATTTCCACACGCAGCTGATCGCCAAAGCTGACTTTGGCCGAGGGCTTGCTCAAAACCTTGCCGTTAAGCGTGACTGCGCCATCGGCCAGCAGTTGCTGCAGATAGCTGCGCGAAAACTCAGACACGCC is part of the Comamonas sp. Y33R10-2 genome and harbors:
- the scpB gene encoding SMC-Scp complex subunit ScpB → MNTVDAKRVLETALICASQPVTLRDMRSLFDDVLGSDTVKDLLLDLQKDWALKGVELVQVASGWRFQSRPEMRVYLDKLHPEKPPKYTRATLETLAIIAYRQPVTRGDIEDIRGVTVNSLLIKQLEDRGWIEVIGHRETVGRPALFATTRQFLDDLGLQSLDQLPMLEETQAQQSLFKALDGEAGEKEGGQEGESAEVAAEAEANEQASTGADVDAAAGVDADADADADADADADALTELVAVGESGDVFDVIVDAPAALQEAEQAQELPELDALESESNQPQALEDHAQAAIKTIESEESEPVKARQTKPVKPARPVKVATPEEKPVAKKSGRPEWVGLKAFLDDDYGAEEESLEDRAVEDKNTVLANAAMQAESANERIVEGDDEVTPEGKPE
- a CDS encoding RluA family pseudouridine synthase translates to MASQRKQTAQAATIEQAPAPQGLVPSDAPEQSWDEAAEDLISGAEVEHRELTATTEHHGQRADKVLALGVSEFSRSYLQQLLADGAVTLNGKVLSKPSAKVSFGDQLRVEMRPTQQSMAFQPEAMDLQVVYEDDDLLVINKPAGLVVHPAPGNWTGTLLNGLLARDEKARHVPRAGIVHRLDKDTSGLMVVARNRSTMDALIKMIAARDVSRQYLAIAHKDWGSRKHREVSAPIGRDPRNRLRMAVVDMSLHAGKLARTDFDLIDGDALHCLVRCTLHTGRTHQIRVHMASLGHSLVADTLYGGHPEGGLERQALHAFRLAFEHPVSQKPLVLHAPLPQDMASALDLWALRYNAGESL
- the ispG gene encoding flavodoxin-dependent (E)-4-hydroxy-3-methylbut-2-enyl-diphosphate synthase, with the translated sequence MQEFQNLQQLAEQGIAIASPLPRKSRQAKVVWHNNVVTVGGDAPVRVQSMTNTDTVDAVETAIQVRQLAQAGSEMVRITVNTPEAAAAVPYIREQLDRMGEYVPLVGDFHYNGHRLLTDYPECAQALSKYRINPGNVGKGDKKDKQFGQMIEIAAKYDKAVRIGVNWGSLDQEIMADLMDQNSRRAKPWETRQVMYEALITSAITSAELAKSMGLNPDNIILSCKVSGVQDLISVYRELARRCDYALHLGLTEAGMATKGTVASTAALAVLLQEGIGDTIRVSLTPLPGEARTQEVVVASEILQSLGLRVFVPSVTACPGCGRTTSTTFQELAKKIDDFLRGEMPVWRTQFPGVEAMKVAVMGCIVNGPGESKHADIGISLPGNGEAPAAPVFIDGEKALTLRGDNIAQEFQNLVLEYVQRRYGQKA
- the pilW gene encoding type IV pilus biogenesis/stability protein PilW — its product is MQAVAQRSVWQHWGLLARWGAPVAVAALMGCTTTTTTTTSSTSVPQSSVVGSVSPKLADAHRRAQIRLELAASYFQAGRLDVAQDEVGQALAAKPDYADAYGLLGLILMQNKDWTNAEIALRKAVDLNPRDGNQLHNYGWMQCQQKHFDAAHQWFDKALQAPGYREQPRTLLAKGMCYQQAGQLEQAYQNMFRAYEMDVSNSAAGYNLANVLWLKGDLKRAQFYIRRLNNDSNQATAESLWLGIKIDKALQEGVGARQQADQLRQRFPQSRELLAYERGAFNE
- the rlmN gene encoding 23S rRNA (adenine(2503)-C(2))-methyltransferase RlmN, which codes for MNTNLLDFDLEGLTAYCEQLGEKRFRATQLFRWIHQRGASDFDQMTDLAKSLREKLKGRAHVTALPVVSEHVSTDGTVKWLFDVGDGNAVETVFIPEDDRGTLCVSSQAGCAVGCRFCSTGHQGFSRNLTTGEILAQLWFAEHALRKRLGKDERIISNVVMMGMGEPLQNYSALVPALRVMLDDHAYGMSRRRVTVSTSGVVPMVDRLSQDCAVALAVSLHAPNDPLRDNLVPLNKKYPIAELLDSCVRYLEFAPRDFLTFEYCMLDGVNDQPEHARQLIELVRARGNGKNWCKFNLIPFNPFPASGLLRSPSARVTEFAAILSNAGIVTTVRKTRGDDIDAACGQLAGDVKDRTRAAERMAKQRIIPLKQVS
- a CDS encoding helix-turn-helix domain-containing protein, which codes for MSDSVVEEISMQSEEQLQTQTAATAGTLLRQAREAARVQLSAMAATLKVPVHKLQALEADDYESFPDHVFMRALAMGVCRTLQVDAEPVLALLPQRTLKSLVNSGSGINEAVKVRSNFKSSGSSLDSGNGSSRKIVAGVLILLAAAAAIYFAPFQQPVSDAQGDDTAQSAATVQTELVSHSGAENSAAVALGQASGSLSSSEADALVTEPPVEPAAGVAASTVNTATTALATTAPAAEVAPAPAPVQTPAASSGALLALKVNTGQSWVRVKDATGKVVLEKTLAKDESATAEGQLPLSVTVGNAKGTQVTVRGEPLDISTTRDNVARFEVK
- a CDS encoding tetratricopeptide repeat protein → MANHLDLEEQEQIEQLKHFWSSWGTLITAILVLVFAALASWNGWQYWQKRQAVQASSLEFAVSEALVAKDAARANQAFADLKEKFPGTTQAAQTALQMAKASVEAGKLDDAKAQLSWVAEKGSEGSKALARLRLSAVLEEQKSYDEGLKVLEAAMPESFAGLQADRRGDLYAALGKTTEAVAQYQAAYKAMDKELDYRHLVEFKLNALGAAPDAAVLVKTTSTEK
- the ndk gene encoding nucleoside-diphosphate kinase, which gives rise to MAIERTLSIIKPDAVAKNVIGQIYARFEGAGLKVVASKMAHLSRGEAEQFYAVHAARPFFKDLVDFMISGPVMIQALEGENAILTNRELMGATDPKKAEKGTIRADFADSIDANAVHGSDAAETAAVEIAFFFPGMNVYSR
- a CDS encoding pseudouridine synthase; the encoded protein is MNNETSNPMPEATDASPEIEQVKKARKPRAPKPVAEVPKPGATRKQGVKKTAAAEAKLARKRAEARAAAFEAAEALEAPEESLDGATNAVAVDEGAEGAEVQNSSKSQNIDFSDVISGDFDDEEENGVEALIKRVLAPQVDSPKLHKVLAQAGMGSRLEMEKLILEGRISVNGEPAHVGQRVQFGDIVKVNGEPIRFRIDPPPARVIAYHKPVGEVVTHDDPQNRPTVFRKLPRLQHGKWQSVGRLDLNTEGLLLFTSSGELANNLMHPRFGLEREYAARVLGALDKEEKKRLIDGVQLDDGEASFGAIEDGGGEGANCWYRVTISEGRNREVRRMFEAVGHAVSRLIRIRYGAMMLPRGLKRGAWVELDQADIKALMSAAGMKERAPVERVNPVARGANNRGGRGPAANADRAPQGRREGGGQRRGEWDGNRPAPMGIFGDGREAPRGNKSVPRPGSSAAMGRGQQGAGNNQNQPDPLRTAVSYIGSDSLSRARQTAKRRPSGGGGGRRGGR
- the hisS gene encoding histidine--tRNA ligase, whose product is MNDILPPDSARWEWFESKVRDLMGRFAYRNIRTPIVEPTALFVRGLGEVTDIVEKEMYSFEDRLNGEQLTLRPEGTAGVVRAVVENNLLYEGGKRLFYIGQMFRHERPQRGRYRQFHQVGVEAMGFAGPELDAEVILLAAQLWKELGISDVRLELNSLGQPDERKAHREALIAYFEQHTEVMDEEGKRRMHSNPLRVLDTKNPAMQDMVNAAPKLMDYLGDASKAHLKAVQDILDANDVAWTLNPRLVRGMDYYNLTVFEFITDKLGSQGTICGGGRYDYLIEEIGGKPAPAVGWGMGIERVLEVLKEIGAEIPAPAADVYAIIPDASSLPQVFKTVQQLRTAGVAVQMHAAAGGSAEGMGSMKSQFKKADGSGARFALIFGSDELAQGKVTVKSLRDGEGQQSLQSLADVAQWAGSLKSAI